The following DNA comes from Mucisphaera calidilacus.
GTTGGCAGTCGTGGCGAGGGTACAACCAGCACATGGTCTACTTTGATGGGTATGTGAACGGGGATGACTGGAACGCCGATCGGTGGTCGGGGTATGAGACGCGTGGTTTGCAGGCGTACACGCGGGCGTTTCTCGATGAGCATCAGGCGAGCCACGCCGACGATCCTTTCTTTTTGTTCTTGTCGCCTCAGCCGCCTCATGACTCGCCGTTTACGATGGCACCGGAGGAGGCTTATGCGGGGCTTCCTGAGATCGAGGCTGTTTCGCTTCCGGCCAACGTCCCGGAGGGTGTGGACCGGACCCGGGTGAAGAAGGCGTATCGCGATTACATGGCGATGATTCTGATGGTGGACGAGATGGTCGGCAGCGTGCTGTCGGATCTTGAGCGTCGCGGTCTGACGGACGATACGCTCGTGGTCTTCACCTCGGATCACGGCACGATGGGCGGTTCGCACGGGAGGGGTTTCTGGGAGAAGAAGCAGCCGCAGGAGGAGTCGATTCAGGTGCCGTTCATGGTTCGTTTTCCGGACGGCCGTCACGGGGGCGAGCGTCGGTCTGTGCTGACCTCGCCGGTTGATCTGTTCCCGTCGCTTTGCGGGCTGTGCGGTGTCGGGGTCCCGCGCACGGTTGAGGGGCACGACCTGTCGGGTGCCTGGTGCGGTGCATCGGATGCGTTGCAGCAGGAGGGTGTGCTGCTGATGAACTTCTCCGAGGCCTTCGACCATTACAGGAACGGCAACGAGTGGCGCGGGGTGCGTACGCGAGACCACTGCTACGCGCGTTATCTCGACGGGCGTGAAGTTTTGTACGGCCTGCGGGATGACCCGTTGCAGATGGAGAATCTTGCGGAGTATCGTCGGCACGCCGATCTCAAGTCGTCTCTGGCCGCGATGATGGGGAGCCTGATGGCGGAGCGTGGCGACGAGCTCCAGCCGTGCGTGAACTACCGCGACTGGGTGGACACGCAGCGGCGTGTGGTGCGCAATGCGTACGGGCCTCTGCCGGACCCCGAGCAGCTCCCCGACTGGTCGCTGTGCGGGGCGTGAGGCGGGTTTACTCTGCTGGGGCGTGTTCTGCGGCGGCGATGGAATCGAACTCGGCACGGGCCGCGTGGGATGCTTCGACGCGTGCGGTGTTGCTCATGGGCACGGCCGCGGCGAGGCAGTGAATCCCCGGGTTCAGGTGTGATTGCAGTGCGGGGATCAACACCCTGGGGTAGAGCAGGTTGGCGTTGGGTGCCGCCTTGATGATCTCGCCCTGTCGTTTGCCGTTGAGGTCGATGATGGCTGCGTTGATCGGTCCCCTGACCGAGGCGTGGCCCTCGCCTGTGTCGGTGTGATTCCCGGGGTCGGGTCGCGTTTCTTCGGCCAGCGGGACGGCGAAGCCGCCATCGACCGCGTGCAGTGATCTCGGCGTGTCGATGAAGTGGACCCTGATGTAGTCGGGTGGGGTCATCGCGAGCCATGTGGTGACGGTGACGTCCGGCCAGGGGTGCCAGCGGATGACGATGCGTCGGTCGATCATTTCGATTTCGTCGTGGTCGGTCCGGCTGCGCCAGCCGCGGCCGTCTTCGCTGAGCGCGAGTGTGCTGTCGGGGGCGAAGAACTCGATGGTGTCGTGGCTGAGGGGCACGCAGAATCCGTGGCGTGTTGCGTAGGCGAGTTTGGCGTACTTCGAGCCCGCGTGCCTGAGCCATCGCCCGTGGCTCTGCCCGACGATAGCGGTGACCTGGCCGTCGTCGGGGTCGCGTCGCAGCGCCATTCGCGCCTCGGGCTGCGTGATCACGGTTTCTTGCTCCGGTGCTGGCAGCGGTTCTTCGTCGGCGGTCCAGAAGGGGTGGTTCTCGGAGAGCGCGAGGGG
Coding sequences within:
- a CDS encoding sulfatase family protein, whose translation is MRVSSSDFSIRAPSSSGRRPNVVFIMPDQLRARSLPLYQRRLPDADNTYPLPIETPHLELLASQSLVLDDVVSTCPVCTPYRAMLQTGRHPQTTGHIINSTRTRWSEIGLADAFGRSGYRTGYVGKWHLHTGAWPANNVPDWVPEGRDRLGWQSWRGYNQHMVYFDGYVNGDDWNADRWSGYETRGLQAYTRAFLDEHQASHADDPFFLFLSPQPPHDSPFTMAPEEAYAGLPEIEAVSLPANVPEGVDRTRVKKAYRDYMAMILMVDEMVGSVLSDLERRGLTDDTLVVFTSDHGTMGGSHGRGFWEKKQPQEESIQVPFMVRFPDGRHGGERRSVLTSPVDLFPSLCGLCGVGVPRTVEGHDLSGAWCGASDALQQEGVLLMNFSEAFDHYRNGNEWRGVRTRDHCYARYLDGREVLYGLRDDPLQMENLAEYRRHADLKSSLAAMMGSLMAERGDELQPCVNYRDWVDTQRRVVRNAYGPLPDPEQLPDWSLCGA